The following coding sequences are from one Frigoribacterium sp. Leaf415 window:
- a CDS encoding DedA family protein → MIADTLLAALPASTGGGFVLFNPDELLPALGPWALAGISLMVFIESGVLFPFLPGDSLLFTAGVLHEALGLQVWVIALCAFVAAVLGDQVGYFLGNRFGRRLFKDDARILKTAYLERAEAFFAKYGGTSLILGRFVPIVRTYVPLAAGTAGYRYPKFLLFNVTGAFLWAVGMTVLGSLLGGIPFIRDHIDVLAVVLVALSVVPIALHALLAWRRSRREAALTELRTADVGDDAGTRPGSAGRPE, encoded by the coding sequence GTGATCGCCGACACCCTGCTCGCCGCCCTGCCCGCCTCGACCGGCGGGGGGTTCGTCCTCTTCAACCCGGACGAGCTGCTGCCCGCCCTGGGTCCCTGGGCCCTCGCCGGCATCTCGCTGATGGTCTTCATCGAGTCGGGCGTGCTGTTCCCCTTCCTGCCCGGCGACTCGCTGCTCTTCACCGCCGGCGTGCTGCACGAGGCACTGGGGCTGCAGGTCTGGGTGATCGCGCTCTGCGCGTTCGTCGCCGCGGTGCTGGGCGACCAGGTGGGCTACTTCCTCGGCAACCGCTTCGGCCGCCGCCTCTTCAAGGACGACGCGCGCATCCTGAAGACGGCCTACCTCGAGCGCGCCGAGGCCTTCTTCGCCAAGTACGGCGGCACGAGCCTGATCCTCGGTCGGTTCGTGCCGATCGTCCGCACCTACGTCCCGCTGGCGGCCGGGACCGCGGGCTACCGGTACCCCAAGTTCCTGCTCTTCAACGTGACCGGCGCCTTCCTCTGGGCCGTGGGCATGACGGTGCTCGGCTCGCTGCTCGGCGGCATCCCGTTCATCCGCGACCACATCGACGTGCTCGCCGTCGTGCTCGTCGCGCTGTCGGTCGTGCCGATCGCCCTGCACGCCCTGCTCGCCTGGCGCCGGTCGCGCCGCGAGGCCGCCCTGACCGAGCTGCGCACCGCCGACGTCGGCGACGACGCGGGCACCCGTCCCGGCTCGGCCGGCCGCCCCGAGTGA